Within Paenibacillus sabinae T27, the genomic segment TTCGGCAGCCGTCTAGGGAACGAAGACAAGGCGAAGCTGCTGCAGCTGATGTCCCATATCGGCACTCCGGTGGAAATAGATGAGCACCATACACGCATTTCTTCCGATTTCTCCAGCTGCGGTCCAGCGTTTCTGAGCTACTTTATCGAACGGTGGATTGAGGCCGGCGCGGAGGCTACCGGAATCGACCGGACGCTAGCGGTAAAACTCGTGGCCGAGATGCTGCTTGGGACGGGCAAGCTGCTGACCGAAGGCGGATTTACGCCCCAGGAGCTGCAGGATCGGGTCGCCGTCCCCGGCGGCATTACCGCCGAAGCACTGAACCACCTGCGCTGCAGTCTGGACGGTGTGTTCGAGCGGCTGATCGCAACGACACACGGGAAGTACGGCGAGGATTTGGCCAAACTCGATTCTTTGTTCGGACAGGACGGGATTCACCCGAACAAATGAGAAGCAGCCCAGCGAAAATGCCCGGCTCTTGCGGCGAGAGCTTGACCGGGATATCCCGCCGTGACACCCGCAAACACGCAAAAAACCCCGCAGCGGGATAAATTCCCGCCGCGGGGTTTAGCGTGCTTCGCTAACCCGCTACAATATTGACCAGCTTGCCCGGAACCGCAATCACCTTGCGTACGGTCTTGCCTTCGATTGCCGCGCTCACATTCGGAAGAGCCAGCGCATGCGCCTGCATCTCCTCTTGTCCCATGCCCTGCGGAATCAGGCTGCGTTGAACGATTTTGCCGTTCACCTGAACCACGATTTCCACCTCGGCGTCCACCGTCAGCGCCTCGTCATAAGATGGCCATTCCACATAAGAGATGGTGCCCTCATGTCCAAGCAGCTGCCACAGCTCTTCGGCAAGATGCGGAGCGAGCGGAGACAGCATCTGCGCGAAGTTTACCATCGCCTTGACCGGAAGCGTCTCCTGCTTGTAGGCGTCGTTGATAAAGATCATCAGCTGGCTGATTGCCGTATTGAACCGCAGATTTTCAAAATCATCGGTGACTTTCTTGATCGTCTTGTGCCAAGTGCGCTTGAATTCCTCGGTACCGCCGTTCTCGGTGATTTTGGCGTTCAGACCGCCCTCTTCACTTACGAACAGGCGCCATACGCGGGAAAGGAAGCGGTGAATGCCTTCCACGCCGTTTGCGTTCCACGGCTTGGTTGCTTCCAGAGGTCCCATGAACATTTCATACACGCGGAGCGTATCCGCGCCGAATTCGTTCACAATCTCATCGGGATTGATGACATTGCCGCGGGATTTACTCATCTTCTCGTTGTTCGTGCCGAGAATCATGCCCTGGTTGACCAGCTTGTGGAACGGCTCCTTCGTGTTAACAACGCCGATATCGTACAGCACCTTATGCCAGAAGCGGGCATACAGCAGGTGAAGCACCGCATGCTCGGCGCCGCCGATGTACAGGTCGACCGGCAGCCATTCCTTCTGCTTCTCGGGAGAACACAGCTCCTTGTCGTTATGCGGATCGATGTAACGCAGGTAGTACCAGCAGCTGCCGGCCCACTGCGGCATCGTATTCGTCTCGCGACGGGCTTTCATTCCGGTCTCGGGGTCCACCGTTTCGACCCATTCCGTCACGTTGGCCAGCGGCGATTCGCCTGTGCCCGAAGGCTTGATCGCGTCGACATCCGGCAGAACAAGCGGCAGCTGGTCTTCCGGGACCGTCTTCATCGTGCCGTCTTCCAGATGCAGAACCGGGATCGGCTCGCCCCAATAGCGCTGGCGGCTGAACAGCCAGTCGCGCAGGCGGTAGGTAACCTTGCCCGTGCCGACGCCTTTTTCCTCCAGCCAGGCAATCATGGCAGCGATGGCCGCTGCGTTGTCGAGGCCGTTCAAGAAGTCGGAATTGACATGCGGACCGTCGCCGCTGTAGGCTTCCTCTTCCAGATTGCCGCCTTGGACAACCTCGATGATGTCAAGCCCGAACTGCTTGGCGAACTCCCAGTCGCGGGTGTCGTGTCCCGGTACCGCCATAATCGCGCCGGTGCCGTATCCGGCCAGGACGTAGTCGGCGATCCAGATCGGCAGCTTGGCGCCGTTGACCGGGTTGACCGCATAGGCACCCGTGAACACGCCGGTTTTCTCTTTGGCGAGATCCGTCCGCTCCAGATCGCTCTTGCGGGCGGCAAGCTCCTTGTAATCCTCCACAGCCTGTCGCTGGGCGTCCGTTGTGATCGATGCGACCAGCTCGTGCTCAGGCGCGAGCACGCAGTAACTGGCCCCGAACAGCGTGTCGGGACGGGTGGTAAACACGGTCAGGTCCGCATCATGCCCGTCGATGCGGAAGGTGACTTCGGCGCCCTTCGATTTGCCGATCCAGTTACGCTGCATATCCTTGATGCTCTCGGTCCAGTCCAGCTCTTCCAGATCCTCCAGCAGACGCTCGGCGTATTCGGTGATCCGCAGAATCCACTGGCGCATCGGTCTGCGGATGACGGGATGCCCGCCGCGCTCGCTTTTGCCGTCGATGACTTCTTCGTTGGACAGTACGGTGCCAAGCGCCTCACACCAGTTCACCGGCACCTCTGCCACATAAGCCAGGCCGCGTTTGTACAGCTGAATGAAGATCCACTGCGTCCATTTATAGTAGCTGGGGTCCGTTGTGCTGATCTCGCGGTCCCAATCGTAGGAGAAGCCTAGCGATTTGATCTGGCGACGGAAATTATTGACGTTCTTGACCGTGATATCGCGCGGATGCTGTCCCGTATCCAGCGCATGCTGCTCGGCCGGCAGGCCGAAAGCGTCCCAGCCCATCGGATGAAGCACATTATAGCCGCGCATCCGCTTGTAGCGGGAGACGATATCCGTCGCCGTATAGCCTTCCGGATGCCCTACATGCAGACCGGCTCCCGAAGGGTAAGGAAACATGTCAAGCGCGTAAAATTTAGGCTTGCTCGGGTCTTCCCCGGTTTTGAACGTGTGATGCTCTTCCCAATATTTCTGCCATTTCGGTTCCAGTACCTGCGCCCGGTAACCCTGGGCAGTCGTATTCCCCTTGTTGTCACTCATAACCTATTCCTCCTTGAATTGCTGCGAACAATCAATAAAAAAGCCTCCCATCCCTAGCGTATAACGCTAGGGACGAGAGGCTGAATTCCCGTGGTACCACCCTAGTTAGCAGGCGGACTTCCCAAATCACCGCTTGCTCACTCTAACGCCCTGTAACGGGGGCGGGCCGACGTCGGTTAACGCTTGGAAAGCTTCCTTCGGTCAGCAGGCATTGCTGTCCTTTCTGAAGTCCCTCGCGGTTGTCGCCGTTTCTCAGAGGCGAGTTCATTTCGACTTCGTCAACCGGCTCGCACCAAGAACACCGGCTCTCTGCGTGACACACCCGAAATTAATGCTCCTCTTCATTGAATCCTGTGAAGTTTATATTCCATAATATTATATACAGAAGCCGCCTCTCCAGTCAATGCGCATTCCCTCACACCGTCTTCCGCTTCATATAATAGGTGATTAGATGCTGAAGGACGACTTTACCGGCCGCGAACACGGGAACCGCCAGAATCAGGCCGACAATACCGGCAATTTCGCCCCCCACCAGCAGGGCAAAAATAATAAGCAGAGGGTGCAAGTGCAGCGTCCGGCCCACGACCTGCGGCGAGATGACATTGCTCTCCAGCATTTGGCACAGTGTGTTCACCACGACGACCATCAGCACCATGCGAAATGAAATGGTCGACGCCATCACGATGGCGGGAGCCGCGCCGAGAAATGGCCCCAAATACGGAACGAGTTCAAATATGGCCACAAGGCTCGCGAACAGCAGCGCATACGGCATTCCGATCAAAGCGTAGCCGATATAAGCCATTGTGCCGATGATCAGACTGACCAGAAACTGGCCGCGGATATAATTGCCGAGCGCCTCGTCGATATCTTTTAACATCGTCACGATGGATTTGCGGCGGGAACGCGGGAGACAGGACACAAGCGCCCGTTCGAATACATCGAAGTCCTTCAAAATATAGAACACCAGAAAGGGGACGATAAAAGCGTCGAACAGGACGCCGATCGTCGTGCCGATATGGTCGAGAAAATTCGAGATTCCTTTGGCCAGACGATTTTCCAGTTGAAAAAACCAGTTGTTCATCCCCATCTCCACTCCCGGCGGGATTAGACGGGTATTCATGCTGTGCATAAGCCCCTGCGCCCTTAAAGTCATCTCCGGCAAATGCTCATTTAGCTCTTCGAGCTGTTTTATGAACATCGGGATCAGATTAACGGCGATGACCGCGATTGCAGTGAGGAATACGGCATAAATCAGTAGGACGGCCACACCGCGCGGCATTTTCCTTTGGGCCAGCAGACTGACAACCGGATTAAGCACATACGAGATAATCATGGCAGTCACAAAAGGAGCCAGCACCGCCTTCAAAAAAGTAAAAATATGCTGCAGCATCGGATGAAGCAGCCAGACGAAATACAAAATGATCAGAGCCAGCAGCACCCCGACCATCGTGCGAAACCATTTGCTTCCGAGCCATTGCTCCATGGCGTTACCTCCTGCGGCCAAACTGGACTGGCTTGTAAAGTAAGTATATGTTTGTCCGCCGAAAAATAACCGCATGTTTCGAAAACCTGTATGATGACGCGATTATCCCGAATATTTTTCTTAAAATAAAAACGCCCAACCTCCCCGCCACATTTGCCGCAGTCAAGGAGATTGGACGCCGTTGCCCTCTTTATGTACCGACTCCTGAGACAAGCGTTCAGCTTGCCTCAAGAAGTGGCGTGAATATGCGGAAACTCCTGAACCAGGTCTTCTCCGCAGAACAGATCATCGAGCGAACTGAGCGTGCCGTCTTCTTCAACCTGATAGACCGACATTTTCTCGCCGTTTACCGTCAGTTCAATGAAACATCCCCAGCAATAAAATTGATGGGAACCAATCTTTCCGATATCCTTGGACCCGCAGTTTGGACACTTCATACACACATTCCACCTATCCGTTAACGATATTAATATTTTTTTCCAATCGTTCTTCACTGAGTGCGGGAACCAGAACCGCGTTCTCCCCAATCGTCATTTCCGGCAGACAAGGCAGCCATTTACGGCCTTCCATCAAATCGGTCACCAGACCATCGCTGATTTCCAATGCTACTATTGTGTTTCCCATTTTTTGGTCAAAATAAACATCAGACACTGTTCCGAGGATCGTTCCGGTCTCCGTCACGACCTGCATGTCTTTCAGTTTGCTCTTGCCGTCCAGAAAGGTATGGGGTATGCTGTCTGCGTCCATTTTCCGAATGGACTCCTCGCTCTGTATCATCACGGCATCCTCGCCATAGGCGACAATGTCTTCCCATGCCACAACTTTCACATGACCGCCGAAAAAAGATTTGCTTTCAAGTTCAATACCCGTAATGTTCCAGTTTGAATCCAAAATGCAATCGACAATTTTGCCGATCTCTTTACCTTCCTCGACTCCAATCACATTAAGACCGACAAATTCCTGGAGTTTCATGCCGCAATCTCCTTACATTTATGGAGTCCAAAGAGAATTCTGGCTAGCCTTAAAGCTGCCGAAGCTCCTGAAATGAAGAGAAAACCTTTCCGGCGATAAAGACTCTAGTCTTTAATACGCAGCCGGTTCACAATGGTTTCAATTTTCCGGGAAACAAGTTCCATTTCTTCAGTAGTATTACCCAATCCGGTGCTGAACCGAATCGCCGAGTTCAAATACTCATCCCGCAGCTTCATCGCCTTGAGTACATGTGAGATTTCGAGCGAGCCCGAGGTGCAGGCTGATCCGCTCGAGGCGGCGATGCCCTCCATATCGAGATTCATCAGCAAAACGTCCGTTCGAACGCCGGGAAAGCTGATGTTGGTGATATGCGGCAGTCCATACTCAGGATTTCCATTAATATGGTAGGCATCCCGTCCGATTCCTTGATCAAGGCCACGAAGGAGCCGGTCCCGCAGCAGCAGAGACTCCTCATGTCTGCCCGTCTGGCCCTTCACGGCAAGTTCCACCGCCTTGGCGAATCCGGCCGCGCCGGCCAGATTCTCCGTCCCGGCCCGCCGGCCCTTCTCC encodes:
- the comER gene encoding late competence protein ComER — its product is MKVGFIGTGSMGGLLIDAFLSSGGLRAGDVIASNRSPQKLARLAQLHPGITLAESNGETAVKSDILFLCVKPMEFKALTDEIGHCLRSEQIVVSITSPVQIYHLERALPSKIAKIIPSITHSIYSGTSLCVFGSRLGNEDKAKLLQLMSHIGTPVEIDEHHTRISSDFSSCGPAFLSYFIERWIEAGAEATGIDRTLAVKLVAEMLLGTGKLLTEGGFTPQELQDRVAVPGGITAEALNHLRCSLDGVFERLIATTHGKYGEDLAKLDSLFGQDGIHPNK
- the leuS gene encoding leucine--tRNA ligase, yielding MSDNKGNTTAQGYRAQVLEPKWQKYWEEHHTFKTGEDPSKPKFYALDMFPYPSGAGLHVGHPEGYTATDIVSRYKRMRGYNVLHPMGWDAFGLPAEQHALDTGQHPRDITVKNVNNFRRQIKSLGFSYDWDREISTTDPSYYKWTQWIFIQLYKRGLAYVAEVPVNWCEALGTVLSNEEVIDGKSERGGHPVIRRPMRQWILRITEYAERLLEDLEELDWTESIKDMQRNWIGKSKGAEVTFRIDGHDADLTVFTTRPDTLFGASYCVLAPEHELVASITTDAQRQAVEDYKELAARKSDLERTDLAKEKTGVFTGAYAVNPVNGAKLPIWIADYVLAGYGTGAIMAVPGHDTRDWEFAKQFGLDIIEVVQGGNLEEEAYSGDGPHVNSDFLNGLDNAAAIAAMIAWLEEKGVGTGKVTYRLRDWLFSRQRYWGEPIPVLHLEDGTMKTVPEDQLPLVLPDVDAIKPSGTGESPLANVTEWVETVDPETGMKARRETNTMPQWAGSCWYYLRYIDPHNDKELCSPEKQKEWLPVDLYIGGAEHAVLHLLYARFWHKVLYDIGVVNTKEPFHKLVNQGMILGTNNEKMSKSRGNVINPDEIVNEFGADTLRVYEMFMGPLEATKPWNANGVEGIHRFLSRVWRLFVSEEGGLNAKITENGGTEEFKRTWHKTIKKVTDDFENLRFNTAISQLMIFINDAYKQETLPVKAMVNFAQMLSPLAPHLAEELWQLLGHEGTISYVEWPSYDEALTVDAEVEIVVQVNGKIVQRSLIPQGMGQEEMQAHALALPNVSAAIEGKTVRKVIAVPGKLVNIVAG
- a CDS encoding AI-2E family transporter, which codes for MEQWLGSKWFRTMVGVLLALIILYFVWLLHPMLQHIFTFLKAVLAPFVTAMIISYVLNPVVSLLAQRKMPRGVAVLLIYAVFLTAIAVIAVNLIPMFIKQLEELNEHLPEMTLRAQGLMHSMNTRLIPPGVEMGMNNWFFQLENRLAKGISNFLDHIGTTIGVLFDAFIVPFLVFYILKDFDVFERALVSCLPRSRRKSIVTMLKDIDEALGNYIRGQFLVSLIIGTMAYIGYALIGMPYALLFASLVAIFELVPYLGPFLGAAPAIVMASTISFRMVLMVVVVNTLCQMLESNVISPQVVGRTLHLHPLLIIFALLVGGEIAGIVGLILAVPVFAAGKVVLQHLITYYMKRKTV
- a CDS encoding PRC-barrel domain-containing protein; the encoded protein is MKLQEFVGLNVIGVEEGKEIGKIVDCILDSNWNITGIELESKSFFGGHVKVVAWEDIVAYGEDAVMIQSEESIRKMDADSIPHTFLDGKSKLKDMQVVTETGTILGTVSDVYFDQKMGNTIVALEISDGLVTDLMEGRKWLPCLPEMTIGENAVLVPALSEERLEKNINIVNG